GGCGAGATCGAGATCATCTATCATGCCATCCTCCGCAACAACGCGCGCAATGTGTCCCGACACGTAGCGCTATGCAACCGGAATTGTCAGCCCCGCCTGCGGGTGATATCCGAGGGTTCAAAGCAGAAAAACGGAGGGATCGCGATGCGGCGTAAGTTGGCGGCAGGCAACTGGAAAATGAACGGAACTGGCGTTGCGCTGAGCGAGTTGGAAGCGTTGAAAGCCTCGCACCCATCTTCTGCGGTAGAAATCCTGATATGCCCACCAGCCACTTTGCTTCATCGCGCGGCAAATACGGTTGAAGGTTCGGGCATTACCGTTGGTGGCCAAGACTGCCACGCGGCGCTCTCGGGTGCGCATACCGGGGATCTGAGTGCCGAGATGCTGTTGGATGCAGGGTCGAGCGCAGTGATCCTTGGCCATTCCGAGCGCCGTGAAGATCATGCTGAGCAGAACGAAGACATCCGTGCCAAAGCCCGCACCGCCATGGATGCAGGCCTGAAGACGATCATCTGCGTCGGTGAAAGCCTTGAGCAGCGCGAAGCAGCAAATACTCTGGATATCATCGGTGGACAGATGTCGGGTTCGATCCCGGATCAAGCGACAGGCGAGAACCTGATTGTCGCATATGAGCCGATCTGGGCCATCGGCACCGGCAAGGTTCCAACTTTGGAAGAGATCGGAGAAGTGCACGATTTCATACGCGCACGTCTGGAACGCCGATTTGGCGAAGGTGTCGGCCGGTCAGTCCGCCTGCTGTATGGCGGATCGGTCAAACCCGGTAATGCTGCCGAGATTTTTGGCGTTTCAAATGTTGACGGAGCGTTGGTGGGTGGTGCCAGTCTGAAAGCAAATGATTTCTCGGGCATCATTCAGGCGCTTGAAAGCGCCTGATCGCCAACCTCATTCGGCAATATCTTCGGCCCAAAGCGCGGGCTTCTCTTCGATAAAACGCCTCATCAATGTAATGCAGTCCGGGTCATCTGCGATGATGACCTCTACACCGCGATCGCGCAGGAAGTCCTCATTGCCGCCAAAATTCACGGTGTCTCCGATCACAACACGCGGGATACCGAACTGTACGATCGTGCCAGAACACATCATGCAAGGCGACAGCGAGGTATAGAGCACAGTATCGCGATAGGTCTTCTGCCGCCCTGCCTTGCGCAGCGCATCCATTTCCCCATGGGCAATCGGGTCGCCCAGTTGGACACGCTGATTACGCCCTTGTGCGACGACCTCACCAACCCGCGCAAGCACTGAACCGATTGGGCAGCCTCCTTCGTCAAATCCAGCTTTCGCCTCATCATAGGCAACGCGCAGCAAGCGTGCATCGGTGTCGGTCAGCATAAGCAGGTGTCCTTTGTTCGGAGTTGTTTCGCAAAGCTGCCCGACACCACAACGGCGGTCAACGCTTAGGCCAGTTTCATGATGACCAAACCCGTCACGATTAGAACCGCAGCGCCGATCCGCATGGGCGTCAGCGCTTCACCCAGGAACAGGATGCCAATAGTGAACGCCCCTACTGCGCCGATCCCGGTCCAGATCGTATAGGCGGTACCAAGCGGCAGATCCCGCATGGCCATTGCAAGCAGGCCAAATGACCCGATCATCGCAACACCCATGATCGCCGTCGGCCACAGCCGCGTGAAACCAGCGGTCTGCTTCATCGCGACGGCCCAGACGATTTCGAGCAGGCCAGCAAACAACAGTAATATCCAGGGCATAAGAACACCTCACTTTCCGAGATCGGGTCGTCCCGAATAATCGTCCATGATGGTGAGGTCGTCCTCTGACCCTCAGATATGCGTTTGGGCATCAGTTTCAAGACAAAAAAAACCGGGCGGATTACACCGCCCGGTTCATATGCTCGGTTTAACCGATCTAGTTGGTTATGATCTCAGGCCCCATGAATGTGTTGGGCAGGAATGTCGAAATCCACGGGATATACGTAACCATGATGAGGAAGACGAACAGCACGGCCAAGAACGGCAACGCTGCCTTCACAACACTCATCATCGGCATACCCGCTACGCCCGAGGTTACGAACAAGTTCAACCCGACCGGAGGCGTGATCATCCCGATCTCCATGTTCACCACCATGATGATGCCCAGATGGATCGGATCGATGCCCAGCTCGATGGCAATCGGGAACACCAGGGGGGCCACAATGACCAGCAGACCTGAGGGCTCCATGAACTGGCCACCGATCAGCAGGATCACGTTGACCACAATCAGGAAAGTCACTGGCCCCAGACCCGCCGATAGCATGGCGCTTGCGATATGCTGAGGCACCTGCTCATCCGTCAGCACATGTTTCAGGATCAGCGCGTTGGCGATCACGAACAGCAGCGTGACGGTCAGCTTGCCCGCCTCGAAAAGTGTATGCTTGGTGTCGGGGTGCACAAAGGCCGTGATCAACGCATAGGGTTTCTTGAGCAGCGAGATGTTCTGCGCATTCCCTTCGGTGCTGAGCGGACCCATATCCTTGTAGACAAAACTTGCGATCAGGAACGCATAGACGGCAGCAACAGCCGCGGCCTCGGTCGGGGTAAAGATACCTCCGTAGATACCGCCGAGGATGATGACGATCAGGAACAGACCCCAACCGGCCTCGCGCGCCGAGGTGAAGACTTCGCCCCAACCTTTCCAATCGCCTTTGGGAAGGTTCTTGACCTTGGCCATGACGTAAATGGTGATCATCAGCATCAGACCAGCCATCAAACCCGGAATAACGCCCGCAAGGAACATCCGCCCGACCGAAACCTCCACGGCTGCCGCATAGACCACCATCACGATTGATGGCGGAATCAGAATGCCCAGTGTCCCTGCGTTACAGATCACACCGGCGGCGAATTCCTTGGAATAGCCCACCTGACGCATGCCAGCGATGACGATCGACCCGATTGCGACAACTGTCGCCGGAGACGAACCCGACAAGGCCGCAAACAGCATACACGCGAAGACGCCAGCAATTGCCAGACCTCCGGGCAAGTGCCCTACACAAGCGATCGAGAACCGGATGATCCGCCGCGCCACTCCACCTGTGGTCATGAAAGATGACGCGAGAATGAAAAACGGGATAGCCAAGAGGGTGAAATGCCCCTCAAATGCCTCGAACAGCGTGCCAGCGACCGAAGCCAATGAGCTGTCGGAATAGATCAGCAGGAAGAGGGTCGAGCTGAGACCAAGTGCCACCGCGATCGGAACTCCGATCAACAATAGGCCAATGACCATCGAGAAAAGTAGTACGACGTCCATCAGTCATGCTCCCCCTGCTGGGCGCGGACTTCTTCGATCTCGTCCTCAACCTCGTGGCTAGCTACAAGGCGATCAGTTTCACCGCGCCAAATCTGTACTGCGACCTGTGCAAAACGGATCACCAGCAGCAACATCGAAAGAGGCAGAACGAAATACGGAACGACCTTGGGCAGTTTCTCGTAATACTCGCCATAGTTGATCATATCTTCCAGAAACCGCAGCGGCGCGACCATCGGGATATCATCAACTTCATAGAAGCTCTGGCTGCGCGCGCTCATGTCAAAGCCGGTCGGAAACCAGCGACCCGAGGTGGGCGGCAGATCGGCAAACACTGCCCAGTAGTCATACGAACCCTTGAGCAGGAG
The Ruegeria sp. SCSIO 43209 genome window above contains:
- the tpiA gene encoding triose-phosphate isomerase; the protein is MRRKLAAGNWKMNGTGVALSELEALKASHPSSAVEILICPPATLLHRAANTVEGSGITVGGQDCHAALSGAHTGDLSAEMLLDAGSSAVILGHSERREDHAEQNEDIRAKARTAMDAGLKTIICVGESLEQREAANTLDIIGGQMSGSIPDQATGENLIVAYEPIWAIGTGKVPTLEEIGEVHDFIRARLERRFGEGVGRSVRLLYGGSVKPGNAAEIFGVSNVDGALVGGASLKANDFSGIIQALESA
- a CDS encoding nucleoside deaminase → MLTDTDARLLRVAYDEAKAGFDEGGCPIGSVLARVGEVVAQGRNQRVQLGDPIAHGEMDALRKAGRQKTYRDTVLYTSLSPCMMCSGTIVQFGIPRVVIGDTVNFGGNEDFLRDRGVEVIIADDPDCITLMRRFIEEKPALWAEDIAE
- a CDS encoding multidrug efflux SMR transporter, with protein sequence MPWILLLFAGLLEIVWAVAMKQTAGFTRLWPTAIMGVAMIGSFGLLAMAMRDLPLGTAYTIWTGIGAVGAFTIGILFLGEALTPMRIGAAVLIVTGLVIMKLA
- a CDS encoding TRAP transporter large permease → MDVVLLFSMVIGLLLIGVPIAVALGLSSTLFLLIYSDSSLASVAGTLFEAFEGHFTLLAIPFFILASSFMTTGGVARRIIRFSIACVGHLPGGLAIAGVFACMLFAALSGSSPATVVAIGSIVIAGMRQVGYSKEFAAGVICNAGTLGILIPPSIVMVVYAAAVEVSVGRMFLAGVIPGLMAGLMLMITIYVMAKVKNLPKGDWKGWGEVFTSAREAGWGLFLIVIILGGIYGGIFTPTEAAAVAAVYAFLIASFVYKDMGPLSTEGNAQNISLLKKPYALITAFVHPDTKHTLFEAGKLTVTLLFVIANALILKHVLTDEQVPQHIASAMLSAGLGPVTFLIVVNVILLIGGQFMEPSGLLVIVAPLVFPIAIELGIDPIHLGIIMVVNMEIGMITPPVGLNLFVTSGVAGMPMMSVVKAALPFLAVLFVFLIMVTYIPWISTFLPNTFMGPEIITN
- a CDS encoding TRAP transporter small permease, encoding MSGAKPGQGGLVDHIEETMIACLLGLMTIVTFANVIARFVFNSNILWALELTVFTFGWLVLLGASYAVKKHAHLGVDAILNMLAPAPRRVLALIAVACCLVFSLLLLKGSYDYWAVFADLPPTSGRWFPTGFDMSARSQSFYEVDDIPMVAPLRFLEDMINYGEYYEKLPKVVPYFVLPLSMLLLVIRFAQVAVQIWRGETDRLVASHEVEDEIEEVRAQQGEHD